One Phaseolus vulgaris cultivar G19833 chromosome 2, P. vulgaris v2.0, whole genome shotgun sequence DNA window includes the following coding sequences:
- the LOC137810677 gene encoding metalloendoproteinase 2-MMP-like, which translates to MLRRRFLEWLLPCAYHPAGIIHTTQNFSTNQCQTTSVGEDFKGSQLHIDHTITIYIYIHVSDKCIPNLKIISIFSSKQQHTMNTHQQQRCLIFPLTTLIVVFLSTTLSPVSARLFPNVSSIPEWNSSHVPPAGAWNAYLNFTGCRHGKAYDGLSNLKNYFHYFGYIPTAPPSNFTDDFDDALEAAVKAYQKNFNLNITGELDDATMQQIVRPRCGVADVINGTTTMNGKSNTTTTPKFHTVAHYSFFDGMPRWPQGTEELTYAFEPDNGLDDTVKGVFSNAFKRWAEVTTISFSEASSYAVADITIGFYSGDHGDGEPFDGVLGTLAHAFSPTNGMFHLDEAEDWVATGDVTEASMSNAVDLESVAVHEIGHLLGLGHSSIEEAIMYPTISAKTRKVELAEDDIEGIQVLYGSNPNYTGTPSTSSRENDSSDAVRHVRATCGVLFSSLFLFLGFVLLV; encoded by the coding sequence ATGTTGCGACGACGTTTCCTAGAGTGGCTTCTTCCATGTGCTTACCATCCCGCGGGAATCATTCACACGACTCAGAACTTTTCAACGAATCAGTGTCAGACAACTTCGGTCGGCGAAGACTTCAAAGGTTCACAACTTCACATAGATCATACCAtcaccatatatatatatatacatgtatcTGATAAATGTATTCCAAATCTTAAGATAATTTCCATTTTTTCATCAAAACAACAACACACGATGAACACTCACCAACAACAACGTTGTCTCATATTTCCTCTAACAACGTTAATAGTAGTTTTTCTCAGCACCACACTTTCACCGGTCTCAGCTCGTTTATTCCCCAACGTGTCCTCAATCCCAGAGTGGAATTCCTCCCACGTGCCACCAGCCGGCGCGTGGAACGCGTATCTCAACTTCACCGGATGCCGTCACGGGAAAGCCTACGACGGCCTTTCCAATCTCAAAAACTACTTCCACTACTTTGGCTACATCCCCACCGCGCCTCCGTCCAACTTCACCGACGATTTCGACGATGCGCTTGAAGCCGCCGTCAAGGCCTACCAGAAGAATTTCAACCTCAACATCACCGGCGAGCTCGACGACGCTACGATGCAGCAAATCGTTCGTCCGCGCTGCGGCGTGGCCGACGTAATAAACGGCACTACGACAATGAACGGTAAGTCGAACACCACGACCACGCCTAAGTTCCACACGGTGGCGCATTACTCATTCTTTGATGGCATGCCGCGGTGGCCGCAGGGTACAGAAGAACTCACCTACGCGTTTGAGCCTGATAACGGCCTTGACGACACTGTGAAGGGCGTTTTCAGTAACGCGTTTAAGAGATGGGCAGAGGTTACGACAATCTCGTTCAGCGAAGCATCGTCGTATGCGGTTGCGGACATCACGATAGGGTTTTATAGTGGGGATCACGGGGATGGTGAACCGTTCGACGGAGTGTTGGGGACGTTGGCGCACGCGTTTTCGCCGACGAACGGGATGTTCCACCTCGACGAGGCGGAGGACTGGGTTGCCACCGGCGACGTCACCGAGGCCTCCATGTCCAACGCCGTGGACCTGGAATCCGTGGCGGTCCACGAGATTGGCCATTTGCTCGGCCTCGGACACTCCTCCATCGAAGAAGCCATCATGTACCCTACTATCTCGGCGAAAACGAGAAAGGTGGAACTCGCCGAAGACGACATTGAAGGGATTCAAGTTCTCTACGGTTCTAACCCTAACTACACCGGCACACCCTCTACTTCATCACGAGAGAACGATTCCAGCGACGCTGTTCGCCACGTGCGGGCCACGTGCGGCGTGCTTTTCTCctctctcttcctcttccttGGATTTGTATTGCTCGTCTGA
- the LOC137809048 gene encoding protein FAR1-RELATED SEQUENCE 6-like: MNCAVTNAYIEGHACRFTVVEESFQNGKPEHRNVIVLFDREQLHVCCTCLLFEFRGILCRHCLVVLAQEKVTKVPKKYVLKRWSKNLRRKHTYIRSSFGTKDKDPQVQRYDGLCKKFYDIAEHASEEINTTEILHKQLDKFVLEYGQRRHDQDRTKHNICGGPEQPTPSTPTTTININGDIHSPILVKRKGRLRSTRQKSRCEKAPRRKNTCTRRQLPSQPTTGIEEGSYVGGVQANLPDQTEGNMNSFNGMTNAIAGL, encoded by the exons ATGAATTGTGCTGTTACTAATGCCTATATTGAGGGTCATGCATGTCGTTTCACTGTTGTAGAGGAGTCTTTCCAAAATGGTAAACCTGAACACCGCAATGTAATAGTTCTTTTTGACCGTGAACAACTACATGTATGTTGCACTTGCTTGTTATTTGAATTTAGGGGAATTTTGTGTCGGCACTGCCTTGTTGTCCTTGCTCAAGAAAAAGTGACAAAAGTCCCAAAAAAGTATGTATTGAAAAGGTGGAGTAAAAATCTAAGGCGAAAGCACACGTACATAAGATCATCCTTTGGCACAAAAGACAAGGATCCACAAGTTCAAAGGTATGATGGATTGTGCAAGAAGTTTTATGACATAGCTGAACATGCCAGCGAGGAAATTAATACAACAGAAATCTTGCATAAACAACTTGACAAATTTGTGTTGGAATATGGTCAACGAAGACATGATCAAGATAGGACAAAGCATAACATTTGTGGAGGTCCTGAACAACCAACACCAAGTACTCCTACCACAACAATCAACATCAACGGTGATATCCATAGCCCTATACTTGTGAAAAGAAAGGGTCGGCTGCGATCAACACGACAAAAATCCAGGTGTGAAAAGGCTCCGAGAAGAAAAAATACATGTACTAGACGTCAACTTCCTAGTCAGCCAACTACA GGAATTGAGGAAGGAAGTTATGTGGGAGGTGTTCAAGCAAATCTGCCTGATCAAACTGAAGGGAACATGAATTCATTCAATGGGATGACTAATGCAATTGCGGG GTTGTAA